The sequence agttatatttatatatttcatAACCCCAACTTATCAAATTCATCGATACTTTCTTATGGTTTTCATGATGATTGCTACTGATTTCCATGGTGAATGTGTAACTAAAACACACttgaaattttcatacagaatttATTCTTTACATTATTTATCAATAAGAAAGGATCTTCCTACAAACAAACCATTACCTTATCTATATTCATATATTTCAGCTTGGTTTAGAAGAGGAGGACGTCTGGCGATGCGTACTGGCGTGGGCTAAGAACCAAGCAGGAGTCACACAACCCACCGCCCACTGGACCGAAGAAGAACGTCAACGAGTTTGCCAACAACTGGCACCGGTGATTTCCCACGTGCGACTCTTTCTCATCGATAGCCAGGTGTTTGCGGAAGAAGTTGAACCTACGGGAGCGGTGCCGATAGAACTTTCGTTGGAACGATACCGGCGAGCAGCACTTCATTCGAACAAACTACCACCGGCTGCGATGCCAATTCCAGCGGGACCTCTTGGCGAACATGACAAAAGACTCCAACCACGACTCATGCTCAATTTGTTCCACGGTTCAACGATTTTAAAAAACGACAAAATACATTTACAGGGAACATTGAATGGTTGGTACGGAGTTCATAAACAAACGTGGCGGTTGGTCTATCGAGCCTCAACAAACGGATTCACTGCTTCATCCTTCCACAGACATTGCGATGGCATCGCTCCACTGTTCATAATAGCTCTGGTTTGTTAATCACAATTTGACCATATGGAGCGTTtcagattaattttttttcatttcaagggAACACAAGGTGCTATCAGCGGTGGATTTACAGATGTGGCATTTGCTAAATCAAATCGCAAAGGAGGATACATTCATTCGGAAAAAGCTTTCCTATTTGCCTTGAACCATAATAATGAACCACCGACTAAGTATGACATTATCAAGAAACCCTACGCTATATGCTATCATCCAGAGTAAGTTTGTGTACCTCTACGAAAATAGAGATGCCTGTAGTAAACCGATTTCTTTCAGTTGCGGTCCGATTTTCGGTGCTGGTGCTGATATGCTAATTTCGAACAATTGCAACGTCAGCATGGAATCCTACTCAAATTTCCCGCATTCGTACGATGGACCGAACGCGTCGTTCGGAAATCTTTTCGGTGATTACAATTTTTCGATAGCTGACTACGAAGTGTTTACGTTGGCTCCGTCAACTGCACCACCAggtattaaaatcaaacatgatCGATATCCCTGAGATTAACGTTTAGGCCGGTAGAATAAAATTGAACTGCGAAGCTTTGTTTAAGTAATATGACTGAAATACTGCGAGAATAGCATGATTGATCTAAACTCATAGAATAACTATTTTGAAACGCAGAATATGACCTAATTTTatacattttagaattattttCTACTTGTCAATCTTGGTATTTTAACTGAAATGttctttaaaataatgagaattgTATTAAATTAGCATTAATATTGGTAATATATGTTAGATTTAATAAATAATAAGTCCTCGAAAAAGTATGCATTTTACCTTGGTTAATAAACTTGAATCTAAAGAAAAATTATATCAGTAAGAAATTGGATTCAAAACGCATATTTACTATTCATGGTTATGTATGTAAAACACTGATCTTATAAAATCTGCTGTTCAAAAtaaatgtgttttaactttcacGTCATCTGAAGTTTCAATTGAAAGTATGTATTTATTGGAGAGTATTAGTGTTGGAAATATTATAAAAACAATATTTGTGTCAACAACATAGAACCCACACATATTGTTTAATGAGTAAAAACGGCGGGTGGGTACTGCCAGAATCGTAAcaggatatcgtgaatacgagctggcacgcttccttcacacttccgaatatcagttagttgaatgATTGTGCGAattgtgcaagcattccccttcttcactactagcatttgaaacgatgcacctacactaaattacggataagttacatcaaacattctgacacagaattaaatattacgaagtaatttttttagtttttataataaaataacggtggttctgaaaagaaccttttataaaGGCGCTCGTGTTGGAAAGtgacgagttgaattcgaattccgatgtatgccgctgacttccgtcatctatttccaagcTGCCCTGTTGTCCGTGGATGAGATACTGATTggttgttttgaagcatttctaTTGAAACCCCCCATAACTATCATCGACGTATTTTTATGAGaatttgaaaagttgaaaaatgtcgatctattggtagttagattatatacatccttctacagatctctGAGCAATGAgcattcaaaatacgagaaatgtaaacacgcgtcatgagttttcctcttcgatactcgttgATAGCTAACAATGAGGTGTGCTTGATTTCCTAATCCACATAGAAACATGAAATCTATTGAGCCAAATACTTTTAAACAAATTTAAGCAATTCTTCCCTTTTGTGTCATTTACGCCGTGTGTAGGTGCCGTAGGTCGTAGATAGAAGGTCGCTCGTTGaacgcttttccacaccttctgtcccgtccaacaaagttcctgcattgcTACGGCATCGAATTTGCGAATGTGTAATTCATCGTGTCGTAaccggtggcaactaaaattttggaatttctttctcaagctgtcaaaaaaagacaaacatacttggagaagttatttggttttaattgccgcataatgtctactatatcgattttgattggttcttttcggcaagcattaactgagagagacgaaagatatgaaatgaaaagacggataagtattctagattgaaaaacaaaactttttccggaaaattttttaatcaacccacagcattgggaattcagcgttgaaatctgtgcgtcagtatatcccggggctcgtgtcttctttcggtaaattattccgagtcttttcaatgttttgcagatgtactggtgaaaacagttgaacttttttgcggcatcccttcgactcagtgaatccttgttgttgaaggcacgagaaagagaacgaagtccttttgcgtccataattttggctggtcttccactaccttccttacgagcagttgttgggcatcttaggatattgtaaactgtcgaagccgcaacatttttgcttttaaaatgttgtaccgtatactgtttgccgagatttctgtgcagttcgtagaactggacaatgcgctcgtgaaatactccttgtttcgacggcattttgagcaaaactgaggaAGCATGAACAAAGTAGAAAATACTAGaagaaagaggagaaagagagctaacacatacatactcttagttctttctgagctcgtttgttgttgagcatacaggcctcgaaaaaattccaaaattttagttgccacccgttatacCAAGTATTccgagtttccaatcgtagtttttttttgtcgctaGAGATGCGAGTTGGGTTATGGTTAACAAAAATATTTGTCGGATTCGGGTAGG comes from Malaya genurostris strain Urasoe2022 chromosome 3, Malgen_1.1, whole genome shotgun sequence and encodes:
- the LOC131438013 gene encoding uncharacterized protein LOC131438013; translation: MKYEISYPSDTETMGSRAQSVICDKVLAGLPQLLDDLQKLSEDQDTADVLFILGINEDRIYAHRIILMARCKSFQTQKRGEICRIPGSSVVPSAPGTPTTIRLPHIAADIFRQFILYVYTAKILLQDSKVFEMMILAQDLGVEELRIACEEHVKTAMSVANACTFLAAVMEIQEKPAGAKIAPPFLDKCITYIAENASECSKTNAFLNLTKEGLIQVISYDNLGLEEEDVWRCVLAWAKNQAGVTQPTAHWTEEERQRVCQQLAPVISHVRLFLIDSQVFAEEVEPTGAVPIELSLERYRRAALHSNKLPPAAMPIPAGPLGEHDKRLQPRLMLNLFHGSTILKNDKIHLQGTLNGWYGVHKQTWRLVYRASTNGFTASSFHRHCDGIAPLFIIALGTQGAISGGFTDVAFAKSNRKGGYIHSEKAFLFALNHNNEPPTKYDIIKKPYAICYHPDCGPIFGAGADMLISNNCNVSMESYSNFPHSYDGPNASFGNLFGDYNFSIADYEVFTLAPSTAPPGIKIKHDRYP